A window from Chelmon rostratus isolate fCheRos1 chromosome 13, fCheRos1.pri, whole genome shotgun sequence encodes these proteins:
- the fign gene encoding fidgetin, whose protein sequence is MQWTPEHTQWAEQHFDISSTTRSPAHKVEAYRGHLQRTYQYAWANDDISALTASNLLKKYAEKYSGILEGPNERALLCSYSDSTTGLMNGRKSENESWQEGIYPMNCAPDVISVSKAGMTAALPPTDVSASIGSSPGVASSLSEPSYSSSNCGSHTATTLHSGLTSQEYTASYNGSYLHSGYSGQSTPALPSPHPSPLHSAGLLQPPPPPPPPTLVPSYNAGSPNLPNYNYPPTGYPSQTSVGPGYSPGGAPPPSSYLPSGIAAPTPIPPSTLPGYTYQSHNHTPIAPTPLNGSTSNSLKRKAFYMSGHGDMDSSFGNFNYNQQRSSQSPMYRIADSSISDSNRGNGFDRNAEASSLAFKPTKQPMSSDQQRKFIIHSGRALTPPSYGSTKSSVGDLRTGEPYSKFGSPIMSEQTEEHRQHHSHSLTGPDIGTATSSIHAAEEQLKNSDSNLVEMVTTEILQQGPPVDWSDIAGLDMAKAAIKEEILWPILRPDMFSGLATLPRSLLLFGPQGTGRTLLAHCMASQLGAAFLRLSSSALVTKWLGEGDKIIQASFLVARCRQPAVLFIREVDLLLSAQLSEDSPVSRLKAELLMQLDSILTSAEDHVLVVCSTNKPEEIPESLRRYFTKRLLIPLPDGTARHQIISQLLSQHNYCLSDKEMSLLVQRTEGFSGLDVAQLCQEAVVGPLHGISGPDLSSIHPTQMRPVSYQDFDNVFCKFQPSISQKELDMYTEWNKMFGCSQ, encoded by the coding sequence ATGCAGTGGACCCCAGAGCACACACAATGGGCAGAGCAACACTTTGACATCTCATCCACTACCCGCTCGCCAGCACACAAAGTAGAGGCCTACCGGGGGCACTTACAGCGAACGTACCAGTATGCGTGGGCAAATGATGACATCTCTGCACTGACTGCCTCCAATCTGCTTAAGAAATATGCAGAGAAGTACTCTGGGATCCTAGAGGGCCCAAATGAAAGAGCCCTGCTGTGTTCCTACTCTGATAGCACCACTGGACTCATGAATGGACGAAAGTCAGAGAATGAGTCCTGGCAGGAGGGGATTTACCCAATGAACTGTGCTCCAGATGTTATATCTGTGAGCAAAGCTGGAATGACAGCTGCCCTACCCCCTACAGATGTGTCGGCTAGCATAGGCAGCTCCCCGGGGGTGGCCAGCAGCTTGTCTGAGCCGAGCTATTCCAGCAGTAACTGTGGGAGCCACACAGCCACTACTCTCCACTCGGGCCTCACCTCTCAGGAATATACTGCCAGCTACAACGGCTCCTACCTGCATTCTGGCTACAGCGGCCAGAGTACCCcagccctcccctccccacACCCCTCTCCTTTGCACAGCGCTGGGCTCTTACAACCACcgcccccacctcctccccccacCTTAGTGCCGAGCTACAACGCTGGGTCTCCAAACCTTCCCAACTACAATTATCCTCCAACAGGGTACCCTTCTCAGACTAGTGTTGGCCCTGGTTATAGCCCTGGGGGAGCGCCCCCTCCTTCATCTTATCTGCCGTCCGGTATTGCAGCTCCAACACCAATCCCTCCCTCTACACTGCCTGGCTACACCTACCAGTCCCATAATCACACACCAATTGCACCAACACCTTTGAATGGCAGCACATCCAACTCATTAAAACGAAAAGCTTTCTACATGAGCGGACATGGAGATATGGACTCTAGCTTTGGCAATTTCAACTACAACCAACAGCGCTCTTCACAGAGCCCAATGTACAGAATAGCAGACAGCAGTATTTCAGACTCAAACAGGGGCAACGGCTTTGACAGAAATGCAGAAGCATCATCTTTAGCGTTCAAGCCAACCAAACAGCCAATGTCTTCTGATCAACAAAGAAAATTTATTATACACTCTGGCAGAGCACTAACTCCTCCATCCTATGGATCAACCAAAAGCTCTGTGGGGGATCTCAGAACTGGTGAGCCCTACAGCAAGTTTGGATCCCCCATCATGAGCGAGCAAACTGAAGAGCACAGACAGCACCACTCTCACTCCCTAACAGGGCCTGATATTGGTACGGCTACCTCGTCCATCCATGCTGCGGAGGAACAACTCAAGAACAGTGACTCCAACCTGGTGGAGATGGTGACCACAGAGATCCTCCAGCAGGGCCCTCCAGTGGACTGGAGCGACATTGCAGGTCTGGATATGGCCAAAGCAGCCATCAAGGAGGAGATACTATGGCCCATTTTAAGGCCAGATATGTTTAGTGGACTTGCCACATTACCTCGGAGCCTCCTTTTATTTGGACCTCAGGGAACCGGTAGAACGCTGCTGGCCCACTGCATGGCCAGCCAACTGGGGGCTGCCTTCTTGCGACTCAGCAGCTCGGCTCTGGTGACCAAGTGGCTCGGGGAAGGGGACAAGATCATACAGGCTTCTTTCCTGGTGGCCCGGTGTCGCCAGCCAGCGGTTTTGTTCATCAGAGAGGtagacctgctgctgtcagcccaGCTCAGTGAGGACAGCCCAGTGAGTCGCCTCAAGGCTGAGCTCCTCATGCAGCTTGACAGTATTCTGACCTCTGCTGAGGACCATGTCCTTGTGGTCTGCTCCACCAATAAGCCTGAGGAGATCCCAGAGTCCCTACGGAGGTACTTTACCAAGCGACTGCTCATCCCCTTGCCTGATGGGACAGCACGACATCAGATAATCAGCCAACTGCTCTCACAGCACAACTACTGTCTTAGTGACAAAGAGATGTCACTACTGGTTCAGAGGACAGAGGGCTTTTCGGGACTGGATGTGGCCCAGCTGTGTCAAGAGGCCGTGGTAGGTCCTCTCCATGGCATTTCTGGTCCTGACCTGTCAAGCATCCATCCCACTCAGATGAGACCAGTCTCCTACCAAGACTTTGACAATGTGTTTTGCAAATTCCAGCCCAGCATATCACAAAAAGAACTTGACATGTACACTGAGTGGAATAAAATGTTTGGTTGTAGTCAATGA